Proteins encoded together in one Amblyomma americanum isolate KBUSLIRL-KWMA chromosome 1, ASM5285725v1, whole genome shotgun sequence window:
- the LOC144129558 gene encoding uncharacterized protein LOC144129558 — protein sequence MLPREPGPLRGGEEVQPGEDSAACAAWRDRGDQPCSCCCCSGAWLWRQQQNPQTSGGPPVVHDNMVGPFERGTGVPDDLHGLNFKPASYGSVPTQDPKAPRGGDGPTCDAVTVVEHCPCGDHRGVDDMHKHSDDATGTAAAGDLTLRVGFRDVLVDCPLMVFDCEGPSLCGRDLLTLQDNAGAPVLHLTPACGATETSETDTCKIKSIFSDYQDVFTTELGLMKGPPASLRLKDEAIPKFCREFTLVTDDQPLVSPLRPDRQTPTMTAARIQRWALYLGGYNYKLQYVPGKQLLNSDALSRLTQQTTRDRGEGPTEGSHDWTRPPDSSLYVRNYGQGEKWIPGHVKSATGARMVTVEPPTAIIKRQVDQVRHRSDSSPRFPVTDTTARGPGPSQTKGPCTAANVTTPLEAAAPDYSPDRAQIAGNNIQPRTSLLPPTLSPAEASQ from the exons A TGCTGCCTCGTGAACCGGGGCCTCTCCGTGGGGGAGAGGAGGTGCAGCCTGGGGAGGACTCCGCTGCATGTGCCGCTTGGCGCGACCGGGGAGACCAGccgtgctcctgctgctgctgctcgggcgcatggctctggcggcagcagcagaacccgcagacaagcggcgGCCCGCCCGTTGTGCACGACAACATGGTGGGGCCCTTCGAGCGTGGCACCGGCGTCCCCGACGACCTTCACGGGCTAAACTTCAAGCCTGCCAGCTACGGCAGCGTGCCGACGCAGGACCCCAAGGcgccgcgcggcggcgacggcccAACGTGTGACGCCGTCACGGTGGTGGAGCACTGCCCCTGCGGCGACCACCGAGGAGTCGACGACATGCATAAGCACAGCGACGACGCCACGGGCACAGCGGCGGCAG GTGATCTGACATTACGTGTCGGCTTCAGAGACGTGCTCGTGGATTGTCCCCTCATGGTGTTCGACTGCGAAGGGCCAAGCCTATGCGGAAGGGACCTGCTGACGCTGCAGGACAACGCTGGCGCTCCGGTGCTACATTTGACTCCGGCCTGCGGAGCCACAGAAACCAGCGAAACGGACACCTGCAAGATTAAATCCATTTTCTCAGACTACCAGGACGTCTTCACCACGGAGCTCGGCCTAATGAAGGGTCCTCCAGCGAGCCTGCGCCTCAAAGATGAAGCAATACCAAAGTTTT GTCGTGAATTTACGTTGGTCACGGATGACCAACCTCTCGTCAGCCCTCTGAGACCTGACCGCCAGACACCGACTATGACGGCTGCGCGAATTCAACGCTGGGCACTGTACCTCGGAGGCTACAATTACAAGCTTCAGTATGTTCCTGGGAAACAACTACTCAACTCGGATGCTCTCAGCAGACTGACACAGCAGACCACCAGAGACAGAGGTGAAG GTCCAACTGAGGGGAGCCACGACTGGACACGTCCGCCAGACAGCAGCTTGTACGTCCGCAATTACGGACAGGGAGAGAAGTGGATCCCTGGTCATGTCAAATCGGCGACAGGAGCACGGATGGTAACCGTAGAGCCTCCCACTGCAATCATCAAGCGGCAAGTCGATCAGGTGCGCCACCGCTCGGATTCATCACCAAGGTTTCCAGTCACCGATACGACTGCTCGTGGTCCAGGGCCCAGCCAGACGAAAGGACCCTGCACGGCGGCCAATGTAACCACTCCCTTGGAAGCGGCCGCCCCAGATTATTCTCCTGATAGAGCCCAAATTGCGGGCAATAACATTCAACCTCGCACCTCTCTTCTCCCACCTACCTTGAGTCCGGCCGAAGCTTCGCAGTAA